The Komagataeibacter sp. FNDCR2 nucleotide sequence CCATAACAGCCCTGCCGCCTGCGGGTCGGGGATGGAGCGGACGCGTTGCGTAAGCTCCCGCACCACTGGGTCGCACAGGCCGGATATGTTGATGGAATTGTCCGAACCGGCATGGAAATTCTCGCAGCCGAACAACGTGTCCAGAAAATTGGACGGCGAGGCATAGTCCGCATACCACCCCATGAGACTGATCTGCACGTGGTTGCCGGTATTCTGGACGTAAGATCCCTCCATCGCCGCCGAAAGCGGATGCAGGTGCGCGCGGTAGCCCATGGCCTGCAACATGTCGCGCAGGTAGGTGCCCATGCTGACATACATGGCGGTGGCGGGCACGATCAGGGTCACGTCCTGCCCCGCGGTCCCGCTTTCACGCACAAGCTGGCGCGCGCGCGCCATGTCCGGCTGGCGCCAGCCGCCTTCGGCGGGGTGGTCGGGATCCGCGCCCTGTGTCCACGCGCATGCGCCATCACCGGGCAGCAGGCCGGGCGGGACCATGCGGCACAAGGGGGCCGCAATGGCGGAACCACCATACAGGATCGTCATGGCCCGGCGGTCCAGCGCGTAATTGACGGCCTTGCGCGCAAGGATATTGTCAAAGGGCGGGATGTTGACATTCATGGGCAGGAACAAAAGCCCGTAGAGTGGATAGACATGGACCTGGGCGGTATAGCGGCTCCCCATTTCCCCCAGCCGGTCCAGCGGCTTGAGCCCGGCCATCCAGTCATACTGCCCGCGTTCGACAGCGGTGACCGCATCTTCTTCCGCCAGGCCATAGTCATAGACGATGGCATCGACATAACCATCGGGCTGGGCCGTCTCACTCCATTCATGGAAGAAGGGATTGCGTTCCAGCCGCATGCCCCGGTCGGGGCTGGAGGCGACGATGCGGTAGGGGCCGGTTCCGGGGGCCGCCTCATTACCCAGATCATGTGACGGCACCCCCGCGGGCAGGACCGCCGCATGGCCAAACGCCATCTTCTGCGGGAATTCGGCATCCGGCCCGGTCAGGTGGATGGTAATGCGGCCGGTGGCCGCATCGGTTTCAACCCCATCCGCGAGCGTGCAGTGCGCGGGGTCACGCAGGCAGGCATCCGCGCCACGAATCGCCCCGTAAAAGGATCCGGCCGTCGGTGCGCCGACACGGAAGATACGCCGCAGCGACGCCGCGACATCTTCCACCGTAACCGGCGCGCCGCTGGAAAAACGGATACCATCGCGCAGGGTGAAAACCCACGTGCGCCCGCCATCGCGCATGTCCGGCAGGGACCGCGCCAGGTCAGGCACGACCTGCCCGCCCGCCGGGCCCTGCAATTTGGGATAGGTCAGCAGCCCGTCATAGACGACGCTCATCACCTGCATGTACTGGCTGGTGTAATTGATCTGCGGATCAAGCGTTCCGGCGGAGGTGACCGCCGTCAGTCGCAGCGTCCCGCCCCGGTGCGGGCTCCCCCGCGTGCCCTCCGCCGCATGGGCGGAAACGAAGGGGGCCACGACACCGACACCGGGCAAAAAGGCCGCGACAAGTGCCAGGGGCAGCAGGACCGTCTTCATCCACCTCCCCCCAACTGGTTCAGTGCCGGGCCTGCGCATCCATGAGCTGCGTCATCCGCGCGGTGATCTCACCCGCCGTGGCGGTCGCGGGCAGGGTGCCCTCATACCGTCCCGTGGGGGACATGATCACGATCTGGGTCGCGGGGTCTATGGTGTAGTCACCATTCTCGCCCTCATGCCGGACATAGGGGGCGTGGTATTCCTTCGCCACCGCCTGGATCATCTTGGGCGAACCCGTCATGACCGTAAGCTGCGTGCCAAAGCGCAGGGCGTAGGTGCGCAGGTCCTCCGCCGTGTCGCGCATGGGGTCGAGGGTGATGAAAATCGGCACCGCCAGCCGCGAACGCTCACGCCCCAGCGCGGCGACGCCCTCCGCCATGGCCTTGGCCGTCGCGCCGCAGACCGTATCGGGGCAGTGGGTATAGCCGAAATAGATCAGCATCCACCGGCCCCTGAAATCGGTATCCAGCACGGAACCATCCGCCCCGTTGACCAGCCTGAACGAGCCGCCCACCGGGTTGCCATAGGAGACAAGCGGCACCGGCGCGCGGTCAAAGAGCCGGTAGCCCACATACCCGCAGATGGAGGAAACCGCCAGAATGGCCAACCCGACCAGAAGGAAAAACCGGTCACGTTCATTTTGCTTCATTAGTGTGCATCCGCCCAATTCGTTCCGGTCCCGGTTTCCACGACCAGAGGCACGCGAAGGGCCGCCGCGGATTCCATGACCTGCTTGACGAGGGCGGAAAGACGTTCGGCGTCCCCGGCCCGCACCTCGAACAGAAGTTCGTCATGGACCTGAAGGAGCATGCGTCCGTCAAGCCCCGCATCGGCCAGGGCGGCGGGAATTCGCACCATGGCCCGTTTTATGATGTCGGCCGCCCCCCCCTGCAACGGGGCGTTGATGGCCTGGCGTTCGGCATAATTGCGGCGCGCGGCGTTGCGATCCGCAATGCCCGGCACCCAGCAGCGGCGGCCAAAGGGGGTGGTGACGTAGCCATTGCGCCGCGCTTCCTCGCGCATCCGCTCCATATAATCGCGAATACCGGGATAACGGGCGAAATAGGCGTCGATATACCCCCGCGCCTCGCCCGGGGGGATGCCAAGCTGGCGGCCCAGCCCGAAGGCGCTGATGCCGTAGATGATGCCGAAATTGATGGCCTTGGCGCGGCGGCGGGTCAGGGGGTCCATCCCGTCCAGCGGGATGCCGAACACTTCGGACGCGGTGCGGGCATGAATGTCCTGCCCGCGCCCAAAGGCGTCGCGCAGGGCGGGAATATCGGCCACATCGGCCAGAAGCCGCAGTTCGATCTGGGAATAATCGGCCGAAAGCAGCACATGGCCGGGTGCGGCGACGAAGGCGCGGCGGATACGCCCGCCTTCTTCCGTGCGGATGGGAATGTTCTGGAGGTTGGGATCGTTGGACGACAGGCGGCCCGTTGTCGTGACCGCCATCTGGAACGAGGTATGCACCCGCCCCGTCGCCGGGTTGATCTGGTTGAGCAGCGCATCGGCATAGGTGCTTTTGAGCTTGGCAAGCTGGCGCCAGGCCAGAATCCGCGCGGGCAGGTCATGCCCCTGGTCGGCCAGATCCTGCAATACCGACGAATCGGTGCCCCATGCGCCCGATTTCATGCGCTTGCCACCGGACAGGCCCATTTCATCAAACAGGATCTCACCCAATTGCTTGGGGGAGCCGACATTGAATTCACGCCCGGCAAGGGTATGGATCTCGGCCTCGATCACGCCCATGCGCGACGCGAATTCGGTGGACATCGCCCGCAGGTCATCCGCATCCACCGCAATGCCCGCGCGCTCCATATCCGCCAGAATCGGGACAAGGGGGCGCTCCATTTCCTCATACAGCGCCAGCGCCCGGTTGGGCCGCAACTGCGGCCTGAGCACCTGCCACAGCCGCAGGGTCACATCCGCGTCCTCGGCCGCGTACGGCGTGGCGCGGGCGATATCCACCTTGGAAAACACGACCCGGTTGCGGCCCGTGCCCGTGACCTCATCATAGGGAATGGGCGCATGATCCAGCAGCAGGCGCGAGAGTTCATCCATCCCCTGCCCATGCTGCCCCGCCGACTGGGCATAGGAAATCAGCATGGTGTCATCAATCGGGGCGGGCTGGACGCTCCCGGCCTGTGTCAGCACCAGCAGGTCGAATTTCGCGTTCTGGAATATCTTGAGAACCGCGGCATCCCCAAACAGCGGCGCAAGGATTTCAAGGGCCACCTCCACCGGCATCTGGGCCGCGCACAGGGCGTCCATCAGGTCGCCTTCGTGCCCGAGGGGGATGTAGCAGGCCTTTCCGGGCCGGGTGGCCAGCGAGATCCCGACCAGCCGGGCCATAAGCGGGTCAAGGCCATCGGTTTCCGTATCGACCGCGCACACGCCATGGGCGCGGGCTTCGCTCACCCACTGGCGCAGCACTTCGGGGTCGGTCACCGTGTCATACGGGCCGTAAGGCTCCGCCGGGACTGGCGGCAGGACCGCATCCGGCGTGGCGGGAACCTCGGCGCCGGCCAGCGCGGGCGCATGAACACGTGGACGCGGCTTGAGCCCCATGCGCTGCAACAGGGAGGAAAACCCCATATCCGACAGCCATGCGCCCAGCCGCTCCATATCCACATCGCAGCAGGTCAGGGCGGAGAGCGGTTCGGGACAGGGCGCGTCCTCACGCAGGGTCACCAGTTCATGCGACAGGCGGGCCATCGCGGCATGGGCCAGCAGGTTGTCGCGCCGCTTGGACGCCTTCATGCTTTCCGCGCCCGCGAGTATGCCGTCCAGCGACCCGTATTCCGCCATCAGCGCCGATGCGGTCTTGGGGCCGATGCCGGGCACGCCGGGCACGTTATCCACCGGATCCCCGATCAGGGCCTGCACCTCGGCCACCTTGTCCGGCGTGACACCGAATTTGGCCAGGACTTCCTTTTCCCCGATCGGTTTCTGCTTGATGGGATCCATCATCATCACGCCGGGACGGATGAGCTGCATGAGATCCTTGTCCGACGAATAGATGGTGCACTGCCCGCCCGCATCGGTCGCCTTGCGGGCATAGGCCGCGATCAGGTCGTCGGCTTCCCAGCCTGCTTCCTCGATGGCGGGAACGCCGAAGGCGGCCGTCGCGTCGCGCACAAGGCTGAATTGCGGGCGCAGCTCCTCCGGCGGTTCCGGGCGGTGCGCCTTGTACTGCGCATACAGCTCGTTACGGAAGGTATGCCGTCCCGCATCGAATATGACCGCCAGATGGGTGCCCGCGTGTTCGCGCATGAGCCGCGACAGCATGTTCGTAAAACCATACACCGCATTGACGGGCGTGCCATCGGGGCTGGTCATGGGAGGCAGGGCGTGAAAGGCGCGGAAAATGAAACCCGAACCATCCACCAGGATCAGGTGAACCTGCGTGTCGCTGGACATGAATCAGGATGCGATCAGTGTTCGACACCTGCTGGCGCATCCGGGTTCAGCACGAACAGCCGCGAGCAGTAGGGGCAGAAGGTCTGGTGGTGGGCGATGCGCAGGAACACGCGCGGATGCCCCAGCGCGCCAAGCCCCCCATCACAGGACAGCGTGCGCGAATCGACGACAATGGTTTCGATCGTACCCAGGCGGGGGTGCGGAACGGGATCGTGGGACAGGGCTTGCATTTTAACGGGCCTCGGGTTGTTGTCCGGCTTGAATTTGCATGCTTTCGCCTATCGGTGGAGCATGCGCTTGGTCATGATGATACGCAGGATTGCCGTGCTTTCAAACATTCGCCTGTCACGGCTGCTTTATCCAGTGCTTTTTGTGCTGCTGGCAGCCTGCGCCACGCGGGAGTCGCCACCCCCCGCCCCGCCGGCGCGCCATCAGGCGCTGGGCCGCCTGGTCCCGGCGGACCGGCGGGTCGACATTCCGGGCATCGGAGATGTTCCGCTGCGCATCTGGCCCGCGCATGGCCCCGAACGCGCCGTCATTCTGGCGCTGCACGGTTTCAATGACAGCCGCGACGCATGGGAGCGGCCCGCGCCGGAGCTGAATGGCGCGGGCATGACCATCATCGCGCCCGACCTGCCCGGCTTTGGCCAGACAGCGCAACGGGGCGGCTGGGCGGGAACCGATAGCCTTGTGCGCACAGCCGCGACACTGGCCGCCACCATCGGGTACGAACATCCGGGCATTCCCCTGTACATCGTGGGTGAGAGCATGGGGGGCGCCATCGCCACCCTGCTGGCGGCACGGCCGGACGCGCCGCCGGTGGCGGGGTATATCCTGCTGGCCCCGGCCCTGTGGGATATGGATACGGGCACACGCACCCTGACCCATCTCATGGCGGCACTCGCCCCGCGCTGGCGGCTCAGCGGGCATGAACTGCCCGTGCATGTGACCGCGGCTGACGACATGCTGGCCCTTGCACGGCTGTATTACGACCCGCTGACCCTGCGCGACACCAGCACGGTCGCGCTGGCGGGGCTGACCGACCTCATGCACCAGGCGGCACAGGCGGCCCCCACCATGCACGGCCAGGTTCTGGTGGTCTATGGCGGCCATGACCAGATCATTCCCGCACCTGCCATGGCGAGCGCATGGCAGCGCATGCCGCCCGCCACACGGCGCGATTACATTGCCAATGGCTACCATCTCCTGCTGCGCAGCCGCGACGGGGGGGTGGTGACAGAC carries:
- a CDS encoding ABC transporter substrate-binding protein translates to MKTVLLPLALVAAFLPGVGVVAPFVSAHAAEGTRGSPHRGGTLRLTAVTSAGTLDPQINYTSQYMQVMSVVYDGLLTYPKLQGPAGGQVVPDLARSLPDMRDGGRTWVFTLRDGIRFSSGAPVTVEDVAASLRRIFRVGAPTAGSFYGAIRGADACLRDPAHCTLADGVETDAATGRITIHLTGPDAEFPQKMAFGHAAVLPAGVPSHDLGNEAAPGTGPYRIVASSPDRGMRLERNPFFHEWSETAQPDGYVDAIVYDYGLAEEDAVTAVERGQYDWMAGLKPLDRLGEMGSRYTAQVHVYPLYGLLFLPMNVNIPPFDNILARKAVNYALDRRAMTILYGGSAIAAPLCRMVPPGLLPGDGACAWTQGADPDHPAEGGWRQPDMARARQLVRESGTAGQDVTLIVPATAMYVSMGTYLRDMLQAMGYRAHLHPLSAAMEGSYVQNTGNHVQISLMGWYADYASPSNFLDTLFGCENFHAGSDNSINISGLCDPVVRELTQRVRSIPDPQAAGLLWQQVDDRITRLAPAAPMISISYVDLVSPRLGNYFATRLYHMAFSRVWVQ
- a CDS encoding SCO family protein, whose protein sequence is MKQNERDRFFLLVGLAILAVSSICGYVGYRLFDRAPVPLVSYGNPVGGSFRLVNGADGSVLDTDFRGRWMLIYFGYTHCPDTVCGATAKAMAEGVAALGRERSRLAVPIFITLDPMRDTAEDLRTYALRFGTQLTVMTGSPKMIQAVAKEYHAPYVRHEGENGDYTIDPATQIVIMSPTGRYEGTLPATATAGEITARMTQLMDAQARH
- the polA gene encoding DNA polymerase I; this translates as MSSDTQVHLILVDGSGFIFRAFHALPPMTSPDGTPVNAVYGFTNMLSRLMREHAGTHLAVIFDAGRHTFRNELYAQYKAHRPEPPEELRPQFSLVRDATAAFGVPAIEEAGWEADDLIAAYARKATDAGGQCTIYSSDKDLMQLIRPGVMMMDPIKQKPIGEKEVLAKFGVTPDKVAEVQALIGDPVDNVPGVPGIGPKTASALMAEYGSLDGILAGAESMKASKRRDNLLAHAAMARLSHELVTLREDAPCPEPLSALTCCDVDMERLGAWLSDMGFSSLLQRMGLKPRPRVHAPALAGAEVPATPDAVLPPVPAEPYGPYDTVTDPEVLRQWVSEARAHGVCAVDTETDGLDPLMARLVGISLATRPGKACYIPLGHEGDLMDALCAAQMPVEVALEILAPLFGDAAVLKIFQNAKFDLLVLTQAGSVQPAPIDDTMLISYAQSAGQHGQGMDELSRLLLDHAPIPYDEVTGTGRNRVVFSKVDIARATPYAAEDADVTLRLWQVLRPQLRPNRALALYEEMERPLVPILADMERAGIAVDADDLRAMSTEFASRMGVIEAEIHTLAGREFNVGSPKQLGEILFDEMGLSGGKRMKSGAWGTDSSVLQDLADQGHDLPARILAWRQLAKLKSTYADALLNQINPATGRVHTSFQMAVTTTGRLSSNDPNLQNIPIRTEEGGRIRRAFVAAPGHVLLSADYSQIELRLLADVADIPALRDAFGRGQDIHARTASEVFGIPLDGMDPLTRRRAKAINFGIIYGISAFGLGRQLGIPPGEARGYIDAYFARYPGIRDYMERMREEARRNGYVTTPFGRRCWVPGIADRNAARRNYAERQAINAPLQGGAADIIKRAMVRIPAALADAGLDGRMLLQVHDELLFEVRAGDAERLSALVKQVMESAAALRVPLVVETGTGTNWADAH
- a CDS encoding zinc-finger domain-containing protein, translating into MQALSHDPVPHPRLGTIETIVVDSRTLSCDGGLGALGHPRVFLRIAHHQTFCPYCSRLFVLNPDAPAGVEH
- a CDS encoding alpha/beta fold hydrolase, whose product is MIRRIAVLSNIRLSRLLYPVLFVLLAACATRESPPPAPPARHQALGRLVPADRRVDIPGIGDVPLRIWPAHGPERAVILALHGFNDSRDAWERPAPELNGAGMTIIAPDLPGFGQTAQRGGWAGTDSLVRTAATLAATIGYEHPGIPLYIVGESMGGAIATLLAARPDAPPVAGYILLAPALWDMDTGTRTLTHLMAALAPRWRLSGHELPVHVTAADDMLALARLYYDPLTLRDTSTVALAGLTDLMHQAAQAAPTMHGQVLVVYGGHDQIIPAPAMASAWQRMPPATRRDYIANGYHLLLRSRDGGVVTDDMISWILQRDTFLPSGGDLAAAAWATDQKGHAEPLPIVPGWMDWSAPR